In one window of Paraflavitalea soli DNA:
- a CDS encoding aspartyl protease family protein: protein MRLRPITTLLLLTLAHISLPAQEVFEPAPAKHITSFGFRMLTGGIITLRAKLSQFPDSLTFILDTGSGGISLDSTTAAGIKLKTVPSDRTIRGIAGSMLVRFAYNQTLRLPGLTVDSLNFHINDYDILTSAYGEKIDGIIGYSFLSRYIVKVDYDSSKIHVFTKGSIKYPRGGFMLKPQLQFIPVLTVQVKDARDLTARYYFDTGAGMCFLMSSDFVNDSAVISKRRKWYATQAEGLGGKAPMKQGVVKQLRLGPYKFRNVPTYIFDDEYNVTQYPSVGGLIGNDLLRRFNLIINYDRPEIHMMPNSHFKDVFDYAYTGLGMYVVEGEILVIDVMPGSPAEQAGFKPDDLIVAVQNNFSKNIQTYKNLMQTPGEKLKILVLREGGPIVLTLKVKNILTGK, encoded by the coding sequence ATGCGATTGCGCCCCATTACTACACTGCTACTGCTAACCTTAGCCCATATCTCCCTGCCTGCGCAGGAAGTATTTGAACCTGCCCCTGCCAAACACATTACCAGCTTCGGTTTCAGAATGCTCACCGGTGGCATTATCACCCTGAGGGCCAAATTGAGCCAGTTTCCCGATTCACTCACTTTTATCCTCGATACCGGCAGCGGCGGCATCTCCCTCGATTCCACTACAGCAGCCGGTATAAAGCTCAAAACAGTTCCCAGTGACCGCACCATCCGCGGTATTGCCGGCAGCATGCTGGTGCGCTTTGCCTATAATCAAACCCTGCGCCTGCCGGGTCTTACCGTAGACAGCCTCAACTTTCACATCAACGATTATGATATCCTCACCAGCGCCTATGGCGAAAAGATCGATGGTATAATCGGCTATAGCTTTTTATCCCGCTACATTGTAAAAGTGGATTACGACAGCTCGAAGATCCATGTTTTCACAAAAGGCTCCATTAAGTACCCCCGCGGTGGTTTTATGCTCAAACCCCAGTTACAATTCATTCCTGTGCTGACCGTGCAGGTAAAGGATGCCCGCGACCTCACTGCCCGCTATTATTTTGATACAGGCGCCGGCATGTGTTTCCTCATGTCCTCCGACTTTGTCAACGACAGCGCCGTGATAAGCAAGCGTCGTAAATGGTATGCTACCCAGGCCGAAGGCCTTGGCGGCAAAGCCCCCATGAAACAGGGCGTGGTAAAACAACTGCGCCTGGGGCCCTACAAGTTCAGGAACGTACCCACCTATATTTTCGACGATGAATACAATGTAACCCAATACCCATCTGTGGGTGGCCTGATCGGTAATGACCTGCTCCGCCGCTTCAACCTCATCATCAATTACGATCGCCCCGAGATACACATGATGCCCAATTCCCATTTCAAAGATGTTTTCGACTATGCTTATACCGGTCTCGGCATGTATGTCGTGGAAGGCGAGATACTCGTCATTGATGTGATGCCCGGCTCACCGGCAGAACAGGCAGGATTCAAGCCCGACGACCTGATCGTAGCTGTACAAAACAACTTCAGCAAGAATATTCAGACCTACAAAAACCTCATGCAAACCCCCGGCGAAAAGCTCAAAATACTGGTGCTCCGCGAAGGCGGCCCCATTGTACTCACGCTGAAGGTGAAAAACATCCTCACCGGTAAATAG
- a CDS encoding PAS domain S-box protein produces the protein MKNPFRKLIRIAIVLLATVLLFNFTGYYLINLRSQENEQLVQVNRVANEQRMLSQIISKDIVLLTRPRLTNPEIQELRQELQTSVDTFIINNDFLQGKVNTLSHQRQFEIKQLHNHAQLHFKDIISISRDVLKADSGLLNANRPAFRRDILQKEKKYSPVMDKLAHHYSNIISEKMGEASTINTGKFISLIVAFICLVFLVLEPLFRSNQRNYEELQLAKNELQKEKAYFSSILNSQTNYVIRIDNDGNFTYANPQFLQAFGYQEKFLMGEPYFNTIYPKDLYRCQQMAEDCWKNPGKVFKLLIRKPIQQTKTFQWTEWEFIALQNEKGTQEIQGIGVNVTDKVMAEQLKEEAIRTSSYAMTYARMGSWKLDFFSQEMTMSKEFTSLLEHDEQEELTMTFEQFMQEYVVPEDHNQVIRELTNSIHNKYNHDYETNFSCRIITRKGNVRYLYIRGKMVDATSGFGIAQDITTQKAAEQALQHSEQQFRLLAEHSEDIITVNQLDGKLVYVSPSVQKTLGFSPEEVQGHSVMEYIHPEDQYKFLEQDDRPALAELENLTLRYRMRTKSGDYIWLESIIKPVHEKGAVTRLICTSRNITERKRAEAEREQLLAEVKQSEELLRTVINSTPDWIFIKDLGHRFLLVNQAFADSMHRLPQDFIGKDDIEIGFPEEVVKGDPENDIRGFWNDDIEVVKTGNAKFIQEEPSSINGKAQVMTTVKVPLRDSDGAVWGVLGFAHNITEQKKSEDRLLHKDLLLQAMAEATHQLISNNHLEEAIGEAIQLLGIKLQVNSVNVYRNEYNYQEAKWYSDQLLHWDSATGELSHKDPAYQRLVLNEEAAIFKTLKKEELYCGYVKDIPEEADRAYFEKMKVKSVAIVPIFTLHQFWGIVGFSDREERDWTIPEFSILQSFAATLAAAIERKQMEQELVQAKDAAESASQAKSEFMANMSHELRTPMNGIIGFTDLVLTTDLQKTQRDYLGNVKKSANGLLDIINDILDFSKLEAGKLQIDHVPFRLDELVEETVDILMVKAFEKNLELICYIDPELPVQFGGDPVRIRQVLVNLLGNAIKFTPQGEILISLVKAGGIYQKNGKPYLDIELSVRDTGIGISPKKLRKIFESFTQADSSTTRKYGGTGLGLTISKSLAELMYGNLTVNSELGRGSTFTLHLALEVVKEHAQIASEHKPPLRKVLVVDDNATNRWLMQDIFRYFNIPCEIAGSGKEALMMMERMKGAGEQLDLIITDHHMPEMDGMQLVKELQQQASSITQPTILMLSSLERNLFQHEADKLGIRQILTKPVKMYELYAMLSSMFMPGHESNKPDLSVTNVEHITEAASIMVVEDDPINMLLISEVLKKMGFDIIRANNGKEALEVLPHYDPVLIFMDVNMPEMDGYTTTRHIRAMGEPYNHLPIIALTADAMQGDREKCLAAGMDDYISKPFRIEEIIGVLKNRTLLV, from the coding sequence ATGAAGAATCCGTTCCGTAAGCTGATTCGTATTGCAATTGTGCTGTTGGCAACAGTTCTGTTGTTCAACTTCACGGGTTATTACCTGATCAATCTGCGGAGCCAGGAAAATGAGCAGCTTGTACAGGTAAACCGTGTTGCCAATGAGCAACGTATGCTGAGTCAGATCATCAGCAAAGATATTGTATTGCTAACGAGGCCCCGGCTAACCAATCCGGAGATCCAGGAGCTACGCCAGGAGTTGCAAACCTCCGTCGACACTTTTATCATCAACAACGATTTCCTGCAAGGAAAGGTCAATACGCTCTCGCACCAGCGTCAGTTTGAAATAAAACAGCTTCACAACCACGCGCAGCTTCATTTTAAAGATATTATTAGCATCAGCCGGGATGTATTGAAAGCGGACAGCGGCTTGCTGAATGCCAACAGGCCTGCGTTCAGGCGGGATATCCTGCAAAAAGAAAAAAAGTACAGCCCGGTAATGGATAAGCTTGCCCACCATTATTCCAACATCATTTCGGAGAAAATGGGCGAGGCTTCCACGATCAATACAGGCAAGTTCATTTCGCTCATCGTGGCATTCATTTGCCTGGTATTCCTGGTACTGGAACCGCTGTTCCGGAGCAATCAACGGAACTACGAAGAACTGCAGCTGGCAAAAAATGAACTGCAGAAAGAAAAGGCGTATTTCTCTTCGATCCTGAATTCGCAAACAAACTATGTTATACGGATTGACAATGACGGCAATTTTACGTATGCCAACCCGCAGTTCCTCCAGGCATTTGGCTACCAGGAAAAGTTCCTGATGGGAGAGCCTTATTTCAACACGATCTATCCCAAAGATCTCTACCGCTGCCAGCAAATGGCAGAGGACTGCTGGAAAAACCCCGGCAAGGTATTTAAGCTGCTCATCCGTAAACCGATACAGCAAACGAAAACGTTTCAATGGACAGAATGGGAGTTCATAGCGCTGCAAAATGAAAAAGGAACGCAGGAAATACAGGGTATCGGGGTAAATGTTACAGACAAGGTAATGGCGGAACAGCTAAAAGAAGAGGCGATCCGCACTTCTTCGTATGCGATGACGTATGCGCGCATGGGTAGCTGGAAGCTGGATTTCTTCTCGCAGGAAATGACGATGAGCAAAGAGTTTACCAGCCTGCTGGAACACGATGAGCAGGAAGAACTGACGATGACCTTTGAGCAGTTTATGCAGGAATACGTGGTACCGGAAGACCATAACCAGGTGATCCGGGAGCTCACGAACTCGATCCACAACAAGTACAACCACGATTACGAGACCAATTTCAGCTGCCGGATCATTACCCGGAAAGGCAATGTCCGGTACCTCTACATCAGGGGTAAGATGGTGGATGCCACCAGCGGCTTTGGCATAGCGCAGGACATTACTACGCAAAAAGCAGCAGAACAGGCGCTGCAGCACAGTGAACAGCAGTTCCGCCTGCTGGCCGAACACTCTGAAGACATCATTACGGTGAACCAGCTCGATGGAAAGCTGGTGTACGTGTCGCCTTCGGTTCAAAAAACACTGGGCTTTTCTCCGGAAGAGGTACAAGGACATTCGGTGATGGAATACATTCATCCGGAAGATCAGTACAAGTTCCTGGAGCAGGACGACAGGCCGGCATTAGCGGAACTGGAAAACCTGACGCTCCGTTACAGGATGCGCACCAAATCGGGAGACTATATCTGGCTGGAGAGCATCATCAAGCCGGTGCATGAAAAAGGGGCTGTAACCCGGCTGATCTGCACTTCCCGGAATATTACAGAACGCAAAAGGGCAGAAGCAGAACGGGAACAGTTGCTGGCAGAAGTAAAACAATCGGAAGAGTTATTGCGGACAGTGATCAACTCTACTCCGGACTGGATATTTATCAAAGACCTTGGGCACCGATTCCTGCTGGTAAACCAGGCTTTTGCGGATTCGATGCACCGCCTGCCACAGGATTTTATCGGTAAAGATGACATTGAAATAGGATTCCCGGAAGAAGTAGTAAAAGGTGATCCCGAAAATGATATACGCGGTTTCTGGAATGACGACATTGAAGTAGTAAAAACGGGCAATGCCAAGTTTATACAGGAAGAGCCTTCTTCTATCAATGGAAAGGCTCAGGTGATGACAACGGTGAAAGTGCCGCTGCGCGATTCTGACGGGGCGGTATGGGGGGTGCTGGGATTTGCGCACAATATTACAGAGCAGAAGAAATCGGAAGACCGTTTGCTGCACAAGGACCTGCTGCTGCAGGCGATGGCAGAAGCCACGCATCAGCTCATCAGCAACAATCACCTGGAAGAAGCGATCGGTGAAGCGATCCAGCTGCTGGGGATCAAGCTGCAGGTAAATTCGGTAAACGTGTACAGGAATGAATACAATTACCAGGAAGCCAAATGGTATTCTGACCAGTTATTGCATTGGGACAGTGCTACGGGAGAACTGTCGCACAAAGACCCCGCTTACCAGCGCCTGGTCTTGAATGAAGAAGCTGCCATTTTCAAAACATTGAAGAAAGAAGAATTATACTGTGGTTATGTAAAAGACATTCCTGAAGAAGCAGACCGCGCTTATTTTGAAAAGATGAAGGTAAAGTCTGTAGCCATTGTTCCGATCTTCACCTTACACCAGTTTTGGGGTATTGTAGGGTTCAGTGACCGGGAGGAGCGGGACTGGACCATTCCCGAGTTTTCGATTTTACAATCTTTTGCCGCTACGCTGGCAGCGGCCATTGAACGCAAACAGATGGAGCAGGAGCTGGTACAGGCGAAGGATGCAGCAGAATCGGCCAGCCAGGCTAAAAGTGAATTCATGGCGAATATGAGTCATGAGCTGCGTACGCCGATGAATGGCATTATCGGGTTTACGGACCTGGTGCTCACCACCGATCTGCAAAAGACTCAAAGGGATTACCTGGGCAACGTGAAGAAATCGGCCAATGGCCTGCTCGATATTATCAATGACATTCTTGATTTCTCGAAGCTGGAAGCGGGCAAGTTACAGATAGACCATGTTCCCTTCAGGCTGGATGAACTGGTAGAAGAGACGGTGGACATCCTGATGGTAAAAGCATTTGAGAAAAACCTGGAACTGATCTGTTATATTGATCCGGAGCTGCCGGTGCAGTTTGGCGGTGATCCGGTACGGATCAGACAGGTGTTGGTGAACCTGCTGGGCAATGCCATTAAATTTACACCGCAGGGGGAAATACTTATTTCGCTGGTAAAGGCGGGCGGCATTTATCAAAAGAACGGCAAGCCCTATCTCGATATAGAGCTTTCGGTACGGGATACAGGTATTGGTATCTCGCCCAAAAAGCTGCGCAAGATATTTGAAAGCTTTACGCAGGCAGATTCTTCCACCACGCGCAAATACGGCGGTACGGGCCTGGGGCTTACGATCTCGAAAAGCCTGGCAGAACTGATGTATGGCAACCTTACAGTGAACAGTGAGCTTGGCCGTGGCAGCACATTCACGCTGCACCTTGCATTGGAAGTAGTAAAAGAACACGCACAGATAGCCTCGGAACATAAACCTCCTTTGCGCAAAGTGCTGGTGGTAGACGACAACGCCACGAATCGCTGGCTGATGCAGGATATCTTCCGTTATTTCAATATACCCTGCGAAATAGCGGGCAGCGGCAAGGAAGCGCTGATGATGATGGAACGGATGAAGGGAGCAGGAGAGCAGCTGGATCTTATTATTACGGATCATCATATGCCGGAAATGGATGGTATGCAACTGGTGAAGGAGCTGCAGCAACAGGCTTCCAGTATTACACAACCTACGATCCTGATGTTGTCATCGCTGGAAAGAAACCTGTTTCAGCACGAAGCGGATAAGCTGGGTATCAGGCAGATACTGACCAAACCGGTAAAGATGTATGAGCTGTACGCGATGTTAAGTTCGATGTTTATGCCGGGGCATGAGTCAAACAAACCGGACCTGTCGGTAACGAATGTGGAGCATATTACAGAAGCAGCCTCGATCATGGTAGTGGAAGATGACCCGATCAATATGTTGCTGATATCGGAAGTGTTGAAGAAAATGGGCTTTGATATCATCCGGGCCAACAATGGCAAAGAAGCATTGGAGGTCTTGCCGCACTACGATCCGGTTCTTATTTTTATGGATGTGAATATGCCCGAAATGGATGGCTATACCACTACGCGGCATATCCGGGCCATGGGAGAACCTTATAACCACCTGCCTATTATAGCCTTGACGGCGGATGCGATGCAGGGGGACCGGGAGAAATGCCTGGCAGCGGGTATGGACGATTATATTTCCAAACCATTCCGTATTGAAGAGATCATAGGTGTGCTGAAAAACAGGACCTTGCTGGTGTAA
- the mqnC gene encoding cyclic dehypoxanthinyl futalosine synthase: protein MKTDDLYSKALQFEFLSIEEGMQLFEEAPLTELMYVANELRKKQVPYNKVTWQIDRNVNTTNVCTANCKFCNFYRIPGHAEAYITDIDTYKKKIEQTFRWGGDQLLLQGGHHPKLGLQFYVDLFSELKSLYPHLKLHTLGPPEIAHITKLEKSTHREVLTALKEAGMDSLPGAGAEILVDRVRRLISKGKCGSQEWLDIMHEAHKLDITTSATMMFGHVETLRERFEHLVKLREVQSRKPATAKGFLAFIPWTFQDVDTLLTRIRGVHNLTTADEYIRMIAISRIMLPNVKNIQASWLTVGKQTAQICLHGGANDFGSIMLEENVVSAAGAPHRFTYKSIQQAIREAGFEPQLRNQQYEFREMPAIIEEQVIDY from the coding sequence ATGAAAACAGATGATCTCTACTCGAAAGCACTGCAGTTTGAATTCCTGAGCATTGAGGAAGGCATGCAATTATTTGAAGAAGCCCCCCTGACGGAACTGATGTATGTGGCGAATGAATTAAGGAAAAAGCAGGTCCCTTATAATAAAGTGACCTGGCAGATAGACCGGAATGTCAATACGACGAATGTTTGTACGGCCAACTGCAAATTCTGCAATTTCTACCGGATACCGGGGCATGCGGAAGCCTATATTACTGATATAGATACGTATAAAAAGAAAATTGAACAAACCTTTCGCTGGGGAGGGGATCAGCTGCTGCTACAGGGAGGCCACCACCCCAAGCTGGGTTTACAGTTCTATGTAGACCTTTTCAGTGAATTGAAGTCGCTCTATCCACATTTGAAATTGCATACGCTGGGGCCACCCGAAATAGCACATATTACAAAATTGGAGAAATCGACCCACCGGGAAGTGCTGACAGCGCTGAAAGAAGCGGGCATGGACAGCCTGCCGGGGGCGGGAGCCGAAATACTGGTAGACCGGGTGCGACGGCTGATCTCGAAAGGGAAATGTGGTTCGCAGGAATGGCTTGACATTATGCACGAAGCGCATAAACTGGATATTACGACTTCGGCCACGATGATGTTTGGCCATGTGGAAACGCTGCGGGAGCGCTTTGAGCACCTGGTAAAGCTGCGGGAAGTACAGAGCCGCAAGCCAGCCACTGCCAAAGGATTCCTAGCCTTCATCCCCTGGACCTTCCAGGATGTAGATACGCTGCTTACGCGCATTCGTGGGGTACATAACCTTACCACGGCCGATGAATATATCCGCATGATCGCCATCAGCCGCATCATGCTGCCCAATGTAAAAAATATCCAAGCTTCCTGGCTTACGGTAGGAAAGCAAACGGCGCAGATATGCCTGCATGGCGGGGCCAACGATTTTGGCAGTATAATGCTGGAGGAAAATGTGGTGAGTGCCGCCGGGGCGCCGCACCGTTTTACCTATAAAAGTATTCAACAGGCTATCCGCGAAGCTGGTTTTGAACCGCAATTGCGCAACCAGCAATATGAATTCCGGGAAATGCCGGCGATCATCGAAGAGCAGGTTATTGACTATTAA
- a CDS encoding response regulator transcription factor: MSKTKILYVEDELFLGKIVKESLESRGYEVVMESDGADVLQTFKRINPAVCVLDVMLPNKDGFTLAGEIRAVDEKVPIIFLTAKTQTDDLVKGFTSGGNDYIRKPFSMEELIVRIDNALRYRQNNQPINGSQDEVRLGRFRFHLTRQTLIVGKEERKLSFRESELLKLLYENRDKIIDRKDILTLLWGNDSFFNSRNLDVYVAKLRGYLKDDDSLAIITIKGVGYRFIIA, from the coding sequence ATGAGCAAAACCAAAATACTGTATGTAGAAGATGAGTTATTCCTGGGCAAGATCGTAAAGGAAAGCCTCGAAAGCCGGGGTTATGAGGTAGTGATGGAGAGCGATGGAGCCGATGTATTGCAAACCTTCAAACGGATCAACCCCGCCGTATGTGTGCTGGATGTAATGCTCCCCAATAAAGACGGCTTTACCCTGGCCGGTGAAATACGCGCCGTTGATGAAAAAGTGCCCATCATTTTCCTGACCGCTAAAACACAGACCGATGACCTGGTGAAAGGGTTCACCTCCGGGGGCAACGACTATATCCGCAAGCCATTCAGTATGGAAGAATTGATCGTTCGCATTGACAATGCTTTGCGCTACCGGCAAAACAACCAGCCCATCAATGGTAGTCAGGATGAAGTAAGACTCGGACGGTTCCGCTTTCACCTCACCCGTCAAACCCTGATCGTAGGAAAAGAAGAACGCAAGTTGTCCTTCAGGGAGAGTGAATTACTCAAATTGTTGTACGAAAACCGCGATAAGATCATTGACCGCAAAGACATTCTTACCCTGCTCTGGGGCAATGACTCCTTCTTTAATTCCCGCAACCTCGATGTATACGTTGCTAAATTAAGAGGCTACCTGAAGGATGACGATAGCCTTGCCATCATCACCATCAAGGGAGTAGGGTACAGATTTATTATTGCTTAA